In one Sesamum indicum cultivar Zhongzhi No. 13 linkage group LG12, S_indicum_v1.0, whole genome shotgun sequence genomic region, the following are encoded:
- the LOC105174927 gene encoding sodium/hydrogen exchanger 4 isoform X2, protein MFFSLKSSKGCVTGTIILLISKGKSSHILRFDEEIFFIYLLPPIIFNAGFQVKKKQFFHNFLTIMLFGVIGVFISSVIITAGSWLLFPRLNFIGLTPRDYLGIGTIFSSTDTVCTLQVLHQEETPLLYSLVFGEGVVNDATSVVLFNAIQKLDVNRIDVWTAVRVILDFLYLFSTSTALGVAAGLLTSYVLKGLYFGRHSSVRELAVMVLMAYLSYMLAELFKLSGILTVFFCGIFMSHYAWHNVTDSSRVTTRHVFAMMSFIAETFIFLYVGMDALDTQKWRMSKLSAWDSVGVYSTVMFLIMLGRAAFVFPLSALSNCMNRSSSRSSSITLKHQVIIWWAGLMRGAVSIALAFKQFTHYGVPLDPVNATMVTTTVIVVLFSTIVFGFLTKPLVNYLLPPGHANNIDHARSITKEDMMLPLLSFEESAATNLLRAKDGLSMLIERPVYTIHSFWRRFDDAYMRPIFGGPQRDQTSS, encoded by the exons atgtttttctcGCTAAAATCATCCAAG GGATGTGTGACTGGGACGATAATTCTGTTGATAAGCAAGGGGAAAAGTTCACACATATTGAGGTTCGATGAAGAGATCTTCTTCATTTATCTCCTGCCACCAATCATTTTTAATGCAGG ATTCCAGGTCAAGAAGAAGCAGTTCTTCCATAACTTCTTAACAATAATGCTGTTTGGAGTAATAGGAGTTTTTATTTCATCAGTTATTATTACAGCTG GCAGCTGGTTGCTGTTTCCGAGGTTGAATTTTATTGGTCTGACTCCCCGTGATTATCTGG GTATCGGAACAATTTTCTCTTCTACAGATACTGTATGCACCCTGCAG GTTCTGCATCAAGAGGAGACCCCCTTGCTATACAGCCTAGTTTTTGGGGAAGGCGTAGTGAATGATGCCACATCAGTTGTTCTATTTAATGCAATTCAAAAGCTTGATGTCAACAGAATAGATGTGTGGACTGCAGTCCGAGTTATTTTGGATTTCCTATACTTGTTCTCCACAAGCACTGCTCTGGGTGTTGCT GCTGGGCTTTTGACTTCCTATGTTCTCAAGGGATTGTACTTTGGgag GCATTCATCTGTTCGTGAACTTGCTGTTATGGTTCTTATGGCATATCTTTCCTACATGTTGGCTGAG CTGTTCAAGCTAAGTGGGATTCTGACGGTCTTCTTTTGTGGGATTTTCATGTCACATTATGCTTGGCATAATGTAACTGACAGTTCAAGAGTAACCACCCG gcaTGTGTTTGCAATGATGTCCTTTATTGCTgaaacatttatatttttatatgtggGAATGGATGCCCTTGATACTCAGAAATGGAGAATGAGCAAGTTGAG TGCTTGGGACTCGGTTGGTGTGTATAGTACTGTTATGTTCCTTATAATGCTTGGACGTGCTGCTTTTGTGTTTCCTCTCTCGGCTTTGTCAAATTGTATGAACCGATCATCATCAAGATCATCGTCAATAACATTGAAGCACCAG GTTATAATTTGGTGGGCTGGGCTGATGAGAGGAGCAGTCTCCATTGCTCTGGCATTCAAACAG TTTACGCATTATGGTGTGCCACTGGATCCGGTGAATGCTACAATGGTTACAACAACAGTAATCGTTGTGCTTTTTAGCACAATA GTCTTTGGTTTCTTGACAAAGCCGCTGGTAAACTATCTACTCCCTCCTGGTCATGCTAACAACATAGACCACGCCCGGAGTATTACCAAGGAGGATATGATGCTTCCTCTCCTCTCCTTTGAGGAATCAGCAGCAACTAATCTTCTGCGAGCAAAAGATGGTTTGTCAATGCTAATTGAAAGGCCTGTGTACACTATCCACTCCTTCTGGCGGAGATTTGATGATGCCTATATGAGACCAATATTTGGTGGTCCACAAAGGGATCAGACATCATCATAG
- the LOC105174927 gene encoding sodium/hydrogen exchanger 4 isoform X1: protein MERMWEMAGNLGEARQLVVPITVFVAGVCLCLVIGHMLEENRWVNESITALFIGCVTGTIILLISKGKSSHILRFDEEIFFIYLLPPIIFNAGFQVKKKQFFHNFLTIMLFGVIGVFISSVIITAGSWLLFPRLNFIGLTPRDYLGIGTIFSSTDTVCTLQVLHQEETPLLYSLVFGEGVVNDATSVVLFNAIQKLDVNRIDVWTAVRVILDFLYLFSTSTALGVAAGLLTSYVLKGLYFGRHSSVRELAVMVLMAYLSYMLAELFKLSGILTVFFCGIFMSHYAWHNVTDSSRVTTRHVFAMMSFIAETFIFLYVGMDALDTQKWRMSKLSAWDSVGVYSTVMFLIMLGRAAFVFPLSALSNCMNRSSSRSSSITLKHQVIIWWAGLMRGAVSIALAFKQFTHYGVPLDPVNATMVTTTVIVVLFSTIVFGFLTKPLVNYLLPPGHANNIDHARSITKEDMMLPLLSFEESAATNLLRAKDGLSMLIERPVYTIHSFWRRFDDAYMRPIFGGPQRDQTSS from the exons ATGGAGAGGATGTGGGAGATGGCGGGGAACCTGGGGGAGGCGCGCCAGCTGGTGGTGCCCATAACGGTGTTTGTGGCGGGGGTTTGCCTCTGTTTGGTGATAGGACACATGCTCGAAGAGAATCGATGGGTTAATGAATCCATCACCGCGCTTTTCAtc GGATGTGTGACTGGGACGATAATTCTGTTGATAAGCAAGGGGAAAAGTTCACACATATTGAGGTTCGATGAAGAGATCTTCTTCATTTATCTCCTGCCACCAATCATTTTTAATGCAGG ATTCCAGGTCAAGAAGAAGCAGTTCTTCCATAACTTCTTAACAATAATGCTGTTTGGAGTAATAGGAGTTTTTATTTCATCAGTTATTATTACAGCTG GCAGCTGGTTGCTGTTTCCGAGGTTGAATTTTATTGGTCTGACTCCCCGTGATTATCTGG GTATCGGAACAATTTTCTCTTCTACAGATACTGTATGCACCCTGCAG GTTCTGCATCAAGAGGAGACCCCCTTGCTATACAGCCTAGTTTTTGGGGAAGGCGTAGTGAATGATGCCACATCAGTTGTTCTATTTAATGCAATTCAAAAGCTTGATGTCAACAGAATAGATGTGTGGACTGCAGTCCGAGTTATTTTGGATTTCCTATACTTGTTCTCCACAAGCACTGCTCTGGGTGTTGCT GCTGGGCTTTTGACTTCCTATGTTCTCAAGGGATTGTACTTTGGgag GCATTCATCTGTTCGTGAACTTGCTGTTATGGTTCTTATGGCATATCTTTCCTACATGTTGGCTGAG CTGTTCAAGCTAAGTGGGATTCTGACGGTCTTCTTTTGTGGGATTTTCATGTCACATTATGCTTGGCATAATGTAACTGACAGTTCAAGAGTAACCACCCG gcaTGTGTTTGCAATGATGTCCTTTATTGCTgaaacatttatatttttatatgtggGAATGGATGCCCTTGATACTCAGAAATGGAGAATGAGCAAGTTGAG TGCTTGGGACTCGGTTGGTGTGTATAGTACTGTTATGTTCCTTATAATGCTTGGACGTGCTGCTTTTGTGTTTCCTCTCTCGGCTTTGTCAAATTGTATGAACCGATCATCATCAAGATCATCGTCAATAACATTGAAGCACCAG GTTATAATTTGGTGGGCTGGGCTGATGAGAGGAGCAGTCTCCATTGCTCTGGCATTCAAACAG TTTACGCATTATGGTGTGCCACTGGATCCGGTGAATGCTACAATGGTTACAACAACAGTAATCGTTGTGCTTTTTAGCACAATA GTCTTTGGTTTCTTGACAAAGCCGCTGGTAAACTATCTACTCCCTCCTGGTCATGCTAACAACATAGACCACGCCCGGAGTATTACCAAGGAGGATATGATGCTTCCTCTCCTCTCCTTTGAGGAATCAGCAGCAACTAATCTTCTGCGAGCAAAAGATGGTTTGTCAATGCTAATTGAAAGGCCTGTGTACACTATCCACTCCTTCTGGCGGAGATTTGATGATGCCTATATGAGACCAATATTTGGTGGTCCACAAAGGGATCAGACATCATCATAG